Proteins co-encoded in one Carassius gibelio isolate Cgi1373 ecotype wild population from Czech Republic chromosome A15, carGib1.2-hapl.c, whole genome shotgun sequence genomic window:
- the LOC128029542 gene encoding 40S ribosomal protein S5 produces MAEDWEAVPAVAETPEIKLFGKWSTDDVQINDISLQDYIAVKEKYAKYLPHSSGRYAAKRFRKAQCPIVERVTNSMMMHGRNNGKKLLTVRIVKHAFEIIHLLTGENPLQILVNAIINSGPREDSTRIGRAGTVRRQAVDVSPLRRVNQAIWLLCTGAREAAFRNIKTIAECLADELINAAKGSSNSYAIKKKDELERVAKSNR; encoded by the exons ATGGCTGAAGATTGGGAGGCAGTACCAGCTGTAGCTGAAACACCAGAGATCAAACTCTTTGGCAAGTGGAGCACAGATGATGTGCAGATCAACGACATCTCCCTGCAG GATTACATTGCCGTGAAGGAGAAATATGCCAAATACCTCCCTCATTCCAGCGGCAGATACGCAGCCAAGCGTTTCCGTAAGGCTCAGTGTCCCATTGTGGAGCGCGTCACTAACTCCATGATGATGCACGGACGCAACAACGGCAAGAAACTGCTGACCGTCCGCATCGTCAAACACGCCTTTGAGATCATCCATCTGCTCACCGGCGAG aatCCTCTGCAGATCCTAGTGAACGCCATCATCAACAGCGGCCCTCGTGAGGACTCCACTCGTATCGGACGTGCTGGAACCGTGAGGAGACAGGCTGTTGATGTATCACCTCTGCGCAGGGTCAACCAG GCCATCTGGCTGCTTTGCACTGGAGCAAGAGAAGCTGCTTTCAGGAACATCAAGACTATTGCTGAGTGTCTTGCTGATGAGCTCATCAATGCCGCCAAG gGTTCCTCCAACTCTTATGCCATCAAGAAGAAGGATGAGCTGGAGAGAGTGGCCAAGTCTAACCGTTAA